In Actinomycetota bacterium, the genomic stretch AACAGGCCAACTTTTCGTCGCCGAGGATGCATTCTGGGTTGCGGGACACTTCCCGGATTATGCCGTGATGCCGGGGGTGCTCATCATCGAGGCTCTAGCGCAGGTCGGATCCGTGGCTCTGCTCTCGCTTCCTCAAAACGCCGGGAAGATCGGGTTTTTCGCTGGAATCGACAAGGTCAGGTTCAAAAAGCAGGTCCGGCCAGGTGATACCCTGATCCTTGAGTGCCGAATTACCAAAAGCCGAGGGGCGATTGGGTTCGGAGAAGCCGTCGCATCTGTCGATGGCGAAATTGTGTGCACTGGCGAGCTGATGTTTGCGATAAAATAATTCGGTTCACGCCGAAATGGACCAGCCACGGAACCTATGGGGGCTGTGCTGGGTCCTTTATGTCGATTGATCGAATGGAGATGATAGCGGGCGATGTCTTTGGACGAAAGCTTGAAAGACGGTACCGCCGTTTTCGGGGTTGTTGGTCTCGGCTATGTGGGTCTTCCGCTCGCTGTCGAGATGGCGAAGGCCGGCCACAAGGTTATCGGTGTAGATGTATCGGCGCAGCGGGTCGAGCAATTGAACCGCGGCGAGAATTACATCTCGGACGTTGACGCGCACGAGCTCGCCGGGCTTGTGGGAAAGGGCCTGATCAGCGCAACCGTGGACTTCTCGGCGATGGCGTCGTGTGACGCGATTGCGATCTGTGTGCCCACCCCCCTAGACGAGATGAAGCAGCCCGATACCTCGTATATGGAGTCGGCCGCTCGCTCGATAGCCCCGCACCTCAAGGCCGGAGCGCTCGTGACGCTCGAATCAACCACATATCCCGGCACCACAGAAGAGGTGATCTTGCCGATACTTGAAGGCGGCGGCCGAAAGGTCGGCGTCGACCTGTTCTTGGCCTTCTCGCCGGAGAGAGTTGATCCGGGAAATCCCACCTATCAGACGCAAAACACGCCAAAGGTCGTCGGCGGAGTCACCAAGGAGTGCACCCGGCTTGCTGTCGCGATGTACGGACGCTTCATCGGCACGCTTGTCCCAGTGTCATCTACCAGAGCCGCCGAGATGACCAAGCTGCTCGAAAACACATTCAGGGGCGTGAATATCGCGCTCGTAAACGAACT encodes the following:
- the fabZ gene encoding 3-hydroxyacyl-ACP dehydratase FabZ, which translates into the protein MLDTDAIKAIIPHREPFLLVDEVSDLLPGERATGQLFVAEDAFWVAGHFPDYAVMPGVLIIEALAQVGSVALLSLPQNAGKIGFFAGIDKVRFKKQVRPGDTLILECRITKSRGAIGFGEAVASVDGEIVCTGELMFAIK
- a CDS encoding nucleotide sugar dehydrogenase codes for the protein MSLDESLKDGTAVFGVVGLGYVGLPLAVEMAKAGHKVIGVDVSAQRVEQLNRGENYISDVDAHELAGLVGKGLISATVDFSAMASCDAIAICVPTPLDEMKQPDTSYMESAARSIAPHLKAGALVTLESTTYPGTTEEVILPILEGGGRKVGVDLFLAFSPERVDPGNPTYQTQNTPKVVGGVTKECTRLAVAMYGRFIGTLVPVSSTRAAEMTKLLENTFRGVNIALVNELLLLCNRMGINFWEVIDAAKTKPFGFMPFYPGPGLGGHCIPIDPLYLSWKARQYDFRTEFIDLSGRINESMPYYVIERLMEALNRQRKSLNGSRVLVLGVAYKADISDMRESPAIIVVELLRQKGAEVVYHDPHVLEFCPGGDRVERVELTAEEVSSADVVLLITAHAGVDYDLVRREASLVLDTRNALKVPEDPKVVLL